The following are encoded in a window of Streptococcus pasteurianus genomic DNA:
- a CDS encoding ABC transporter ATP-binding protein — MKAKNQNHTSRRLFQDLLSQKGLVLGATLGTIAQVALTVYLPILIGNAVDVVLSPKSISLIVPIVAKMIVVVALNTLVQWVNPLIYNRLTFGYIYTLRQKVMEKLNQMPISYLDKKSSGDLVSRVTTDAEQLSNGLLMVFNQFFIGILTIIITIVTMADIDLLMLGLVLILTPLSLFLARFIAQKSYHLYQNQTKSRGQQTQYIEEMIRQESLLHTFNAQDMAIDTFTTINDTYADYSQGAIFYSSAVNPSTRFINSLIYALLAGVGALRIMSGAFTVGQLTTFLNYVNQYTKPFNDISSVLSELQSAIACAERLYAILDEENEPLPVKAQLNADSIQGQIEFKDVSFGYTSQNTLINHLNLSIPAASKVAIVGPTGAGKSTLINLLMRFYEVNSGAIYLDGVSMADYSVSELRQQIGMVLQETWLKVGTIHDNIAYGNPDATREEVIAAAKAANADFFIRQLPNGYDTYLADAGASLSQGQRQLLTIARIFVKLPKILILDEATSSIDTRTEVLIQEAFEKLMQGRTSFIIAHRLSTIQSADFILVMVDGDIVEHGTHDDLMAKQGVYYQMQTAQAG; from the coding sequence CGCAAGTCGCTCTGACCGTTTATTTGCCTATTTTGATTGGGAATGCGGTGGACGTTGTCTTATCTCCGAAATCAATTAGTTTAATTGTGCCAATTGTAGCGAAAATGATTGTTGTTGTCGCTTTGAATACCTTGGTGCAATGGGTGAATCCATTGATTTATAACCGTCTAACGTTTGGTTACATTTACACATTGCGTCAAAAAGTCATGGAAAAATTAAACCAGATGCCGATTTCTTATCTTGACAAGAAAAGTTCAGGTGATTTGGTTAGTCGTGTGACAACTGATGCCGAACAATTGAGCAATGGTCTGTTAATGGTGTTCAATCAATTTTTCATTGGTATTCTAACGATTATCATTACCATTGTGACAATGGCTGATATTGATTTGTTAATGCTTGGTTTGGTGCTAATTTTGACACCATTATCACTTTTCTTAGCACGTTTTATTGCTCAAAAGAGTTATCATCTTTATCAAAATCAAACAAAATCACGCGGGCAACAAACGCAGTATATTGAAGAAATGATTCGTCAAGAAAGTTTACTCCACACCTTCAATGCGCAAGATATGGCTATTGACACTTTCACGACGATTAATGATACTTATGCTGATTACTCACAAGGAGCTATTTTCTATTCTTCAGCGGTTAATCCGTCAACGCGTTTCATTAATAGCTTGATTTATGCTCTCTTGGCAGGAGTAGGGGCACTTCGGATTATGTCAGGCGCTTTTACAGTTGGGCAATTGACAACTTTCTTGAATTATGTCAATCAATACACCAAGCCATTTAATGACATTTCATCCGTTTTGTCAGAATTGCAGAGCGCCATTGCCTGTGCAGAACGTCTCTACGCTATTTTAGACGAAGAAAATGAGCCTCTTCCAGTAAAAGCTCAGCTTAACGCGGATAGTATCCAAGGACAAATTGAATTCAAAGATGTGTCGTTTGGTTATACTAGCCAAAATACCTTGATTAACCACCTTAATTTATCAATCCCAGCGGCTTCAAAAGTGGCTATCGTTGGACCAACGGGGGCAGGAAAATCAACTTTAATCAATCTTTTAATGCGTTTTTATGAAGTCAATAGCGGAGCTATTTATTTGGATGGCGTTTCTATGGCAGATTATTCTGTATCAGAATTGCGCCAACAAATCGGTATGGTATTGCAAGAAACGTGGCTGAAAGTTGGAACGATTCACGATAATATTGCATATGGAAATCCTGATGCTACACGCGAAGAAGTCATTGCTGCCGCAAAAGCAGCCAATGCTGATTTCTTTATTCGTCAGTTGCCAAATGGTTACGATACTTATCTGGCTGATGCAGGAGCGTCATTGTCGCAAGGACAACGTCAGCTGTTAACGATTGCTCGAATTTTTGTCAAACTACCAAAAATCCTAATTCTCGATGAAGCAACTTCATCTATCGATACTCGGACAGAAGTGTTGATTCAAGAAGCTTTTGAAAAATTAATGCAAGGAAGGACAAGTTTTATCATTGCACACCGCTTGTCAACAATTCAATCAGCTGATTTTATTTTAGTCATGGTAGATGGTGACATTGTTGAACATGGTACGCATGACGATTTAATGGCAAAACAAGGCGTTTATTACCAAATGCAAACAGCCCAAGCAGGGTAG